A stretch of DNA from Tautonia rosea:
CGATTGCCGATCCCTGCTAAGGTCCGGCAGCGGCTTGAACTGGCCCCCCAAGGACACGGACGTCCCGCCATGATCACCCTCGACGCTCCCGCCGGCGTGCATCACCTGCCGATCGAGGCGATCCGCCCAAGCCGATTCAGCATCAGCCTTTACGGCGACCCCGACCGCGAGATCGACGGCGACGGCCTGCTCGATAGCATCCGCCAGGGGGGGATACTCGTGCCCCTCGTCGCCGCCCCCGAGGCCGACGGGTTCGAGCTGCTCTCGGGCCACCGGCGGCTCGCCTGCGCCCGGCGGCTGGGCCTGGAATCGGTCCCCTGCGAGGTCCGAGCGGTCCCCCGAGGGTCGAGCCGCCGCCGGGCCATCCTCGACTACAACCGCCAGCGGCGCAAGACGTTCAGTCAACTGATGCGCGAGGCTGACGCGCTCGAAGCCCTGGTCGCCCCCGAGGCCCGCCGGCGACAATCGGCCAACCTCAAGGGAAGCGGCGCCGAGTGTCGGAATTCCGACGGTCGGGGCGGTCGCACCGACGAGACCATCGCGAGGGCCATCGGCCTGGGGGGCAAGGACCTGTATCGGCAGGCCCGAGCGGTCTGGAAGGCTGCCTCCTCGGGAGACTCCCGAGCCCGGAGCGCCCTGACCCAGCTCGACACCGGGACCAAGTCGGTTCACGCGGCTTACAAAGACCTCCGCCGCCGGACCCGCCTGACGACCGGGTTTCGGCCGACGCCGTACGACGTCTGGGCGTTCCGGCGCGATCCGTCCTACGGCATCCCCCATCCTGGATCGATTCCGGCCGGGATCGTCTCCCATACGCTCCACTACTTCACCGAGCCGGGGGCCCTGGTCGTCGACCCGATGGCCGGCGGCGGGACGACGCTCGACGTCTGCGAGGCCATGGGCCGCCGCTGCCTTGCGTATGATCTCGATCCTGTACGCCCAGAAATCCGACAGCTCGACGTAAGGCATGGCTTTCCGCTTGAAGCGAGCGAATGCGATCTCGTGTTCTGCGATCCACCCTACCATACCATGCTCGCCGAGCCGTACGCCGCCTTCGGCGTCGAACCCGAGCCCCTGACCGGCTGGATTGCGTTTTTAAACACA
This window harbors:
- a CDS encoding ParB/RepB/Spo0J family partition protein; amino-acid sequence: MITLDAPAGVHHLPIEAIRPSRFSISLYGDPDREIDGDGLLDSIRQGGILVPLVAAPEADGFELLSGHRRLACARRLGLESVPCEVRAVPRGSSRRRAILDYNRQRRKTFSQLMREADALEALVAPEARRRQSANLKGSGAECRNSDGRGGRTDETIARAIGLGGKDLYRQARAVWKAASSGDSRARSALTQLDTGTKSVHAAYKDLRRRTRLTTGFRPTPYDVWAFRRDPSYGIPHPGSIPAGIVSHTLHYFTEPGALVVDPMAGGGTTLDVCEAMGRRCLAYDLDPVRPEIRQLDVRHGFPLEASECDLVFCDPPYHTMLAEPYAAFGVEPEPLTGWIAFLNTLAGHAKAVLRSGGHIALLLANQTEKDLPAGVGYIDHAFLGYAALTAAGFLPVRRISCPMDGAYLPQHVQRARRDGRMLGQVRDLLVMRKPLTENEMQPGFPSQFSGSPPASS